Genomic segment of Hippocampus zosterae strain Florida chromosome 12, ASM2543408v3, whole genome shotgun sequence:
ATGAAGACGGCGACAAACATGATTTTCTTAAAGCCATTGTTTGTTGTAAAACGCCACCTATGCAACGCTTGGGGATTTGTGCGTCTATTCCCACGTGTAGCGATTCTCGCAATATTCTTTGCGACTCACCGCCAGCGTGCTCTCCCCTACGTTGGAGGCAATGAGACCGTCGATGGTCCCGTACTCGGCATCCCGGGAGGTCAGTCTCTCCATCTGGTTGCGGTGGATGCGTCGAAACACCAAGATGGCGATGGCCGAGAGGACCACCAGGACAAGGATGGGTGCCGCGATGACGACGGCCAGCATGGTCACGCTGTAGGCGGAGAGCTCATCGGCTGCAAAGGGGGGACGGACAAGAAGATTACAAGGTAGAAAATCAATTCAAGcagatgttttgggggggggttagaggaaatctgaaggttttgtgctcACAGGGGCTGCTACGGTATGTCAAATTGTGCATCAGGCCCCAGTTcaagctaggaaaaaaaaaatagcggtggAAGAGTTAAGGGAAAGATGGGAGCATCATTCGTTGGGCTTTTCTTCACCTGGAGCTGCGATCTAAGACAACGTGGAAGGAATTACGCAGCCGCattatgttgtttatttttagtttgcCTCTCGGAAAGATTGAAAGAAAAATTCAACAGAGGTGGGCGGGTTTTAGGGCGCAAGGTTTGGGAACATTTCTGAAAATGATTACATGATTTTGCTCGGTTTCattctttagattttttttttttaaaaggtattTGAGCAGGGCGGTGTAGACTTTTAATTTCATTGGACAAAGCCACACCTCAatacctccacacacacacacacacccctacatgttttttttatacccACTCAGGCAAGAAGAACTGACCGCCATTCACTCTTTCCAAACATTCCAAGGTGAAAAGCCACTCACCTCTGCTTTTATCAAACATAAAGCTCTCCTTCTTCCACCTCGCATAATCAATGCTTTCACCCaaatacgcacacacatatgATAACTATCTTTTGTGGGGAGGGGGAGAAACCCAGGACCACATAAAACTGCAAGGCATCACCTCCAAACAGAACAAATGaatcgctgaaaaaaaaaaattcaataatcAAACATGAAAGCGACAAAAGTAGGACTGGctgcaaggcttttttttcctccacggtATCACACTCATCGCGGTCGCATGAAGTGAGGCATCTCGTGAAGCTAATCGAGTGCACCATGGGAGTCGGACGGCAGGACACCGTCGAGCTGAATTTAGCTCTCTGTCTCGCTCACACACTCCCCAGGTGCCTTCTAGCCGCCGGATAATGTCAGGCAACAGACAGGACAGCggaggggggaggtggggagtgtggggggggtacCATGACTAAGTAATAGTCAAGGCCCCGCCCCACGACTTACGCAGCAGGGTCTGCATCGTTTCCGCTCCCGAGGGATGGCAAGGGCATCACCTCACAGAGGCTGACGTGGCACAACTGTCACACTTAAGTGAGTCACACTAAAgtgagcccccccacccacccacccgctATGTTGTTGTGCAGTGTTTGTGCCCCTGGTACATTGTAGATAatgttttttattctttattagggctaaatgattaaaaaaaataatataaatgcaATTTCTTCCCCCTTAATATTACAAATTCTCTTCCCatgtatgaaaacaaaaaaaagcaagaaacgaACTGGCCATTCGTGAATCTCCCGAAAATTCCCGATGGCCACCGTGCCCCTCACTATGTTGCCAAGTCCAGAAGACAAATTACAAAAGTAAAGCAAACAGATCTGTGGCTTTCTCACTATAACTtgaaatttttcacaaatgtgttttttttaaacatatgcaTTGTACGTTTTAGGTGCTAAACCCATCTAGACTTTAATCGCATGCATTGTTTGTatgtcggcggcccggtagtccagtggttagcacgtgggcttcacagtgcagaggtaccgggttcgattccagctccggcctccctgtgtggagtttgcatgttctccccgggcctgcgtgggttttctccgggtgctccggtttcctcccacattccaaaaacatgcgtggcaggctaattgaacactctgaattgtccctaggtgtgagtgcgaatggttgttcgtctctgtgtgccctgtgattggctggcaaccgattcagggtgtcccccgcctactgcccgaagacggctgggataggctccagcaccccccgcgaccctagtgaggatcaagcggctcggaagatgaatgaatgaatgaatgtttgtatgTCTTGCTGCTCCATGTGTGTTAAGTCGTTTGAAGGACCGAGAACAGGCGCAAAGGAATACCGAGTGTGTTGTAAAATTCTAAATGCATTTCAACAATCCAGGAAGTAtataaagagattttttttaaaaaaacgaatatGCTTCTTTACATTACGAATTTTGCGCCACTGCAGGTTGGCCTGGAACATAGCCCCCCCCTGCCGACCCCCCAGGACAAAAGGGACTTGATTGTATTTACAACGGGGATGCTACCAGTCTTGTGATCGTGCGTACGTGAAAATAAAATGCGCTAAGCAGAGAAACTTGGCACTCCACCTTTAACGGGAAGCTGCACGGTGCTGTTCAGGTTGCACAGGTGCCCGAAGCAGCATTCCACAATCTGGTCTCTGGAAGGTGGAGTCTTGCAGGTCATGGTACTCTGCTCGTAGACATTAAAGCAACCTTTCTGGTACATCAGAGAGCCGCCGCTGACGGTCAGGGAGGAGAAACACTGGCTTCCCATGCAGCGATTCCCCGTGGCGCATGAGCTGCCCTCACACACGCACTCGTGCTTCTCTTTGACAAGGGGCTTCACTTCCTCTGTAAAAGAttcatggcgggggggggggaaagggggTTAGCCGCAACACCCGCACTACCTCATGAGATTCAGTAAAAGGAGCGCTACACAAAATAGAATTGCTGTTTCGTTGCGATTTTTCTGGTCCATTTACGTGCCCTTGTTCTCGTCTTTTGGCCACTCAAACAACCGTTTGCCCGGATGGGAGGCGGCGAGGCGTTTCGCCGAAAAACTCGACGACAATGCCGAAGACATGACAATGGCGTTCTGTAAATGACGTCACAAAAGTCTTTTCGGCGTTAAGCGCGTTGCTATGGGGCTAACTTTGGCCCTGTCTGGTTGAAATTGTTTTAGCGCTTTTAGTCAAAAGATGGTCGGTCGGGTTTACTTCACACCTGACCAagttgaatttttaaaatagttttgatATCAATCCACTATTATGAATAAATGGTGTCTGATAAaccacagggcggcccggtagtccagtggttagcacgtcggcttcacagtgcagaggtaccgggttcgattccagctccggcctccctgtgtggagtttgcatgttctccccgggcctgcgtgggttttctccgggtgctccggtttcctcccacattccaaaaatatgcctggcaggctgattggacgctctaaattgtccctaggtgagtgtgagtgcgaatggttgttcgtttctgtgtgccctgcgattggctggcaaccgattcagggtgtcccccgcctactgcccggagacagctgggataggctccagcaccccccgcgaccctagtgaggatcaagcggttaggaagatgaatgataaaCCACATAAATGACATTCAGTGTTGGAATGTCAATATTTTGAAGAAGGTTGCAAAGTTATACTTACTAACtctgaacaatgaaaaaggaTTGAATCAATTGGCCATTGTCTACTGCCTTCCGTGATCGTGTTTGGCACAGCTGTGGCCGTGTTATGTTTTGTCCGCGCGGTGTAGGAAGGCACCTTTCCCCGGAGCTTGCACGGTGACGTTCATGTTACACAGATGGCCCTGGCAGCACTTGACGACGTGGGCCGGCGAGGGCGGCGTGGCGCAGGTGGCTCGGCCCACGTCGTCGTCCCTCAGGCAGCCCTTCTGTTGGACGGCCGCGCCGTCGGTCACCTTCAGGGAGGAAAAACAATGTTGGCCGGCGCAGCGCCGACGGGGCTGGCAGGCGGCGGCGCCCTCGCACGCGCACTCCTGCTCTCTGAGGACCGGTCTGCCGGCAGACGCTTCCACATCTGATGGGCACAAGCCGAGATAAAGATGAGAGCCATTAGCGCGATATCATCACTCTCCCCATCCTCCTAACCGGCATTCAATTAGACATGACAAGGGATCAAAGCTTTTTGCAGGCTCTTAACCCGGGATACTTTTCTATTTAAAAACAGGAACACCCACTTGGGTTGTCTCAACAGATTACCGGCGTATCACAGACAGTGAACACCCGCGTATTTGCTAGTCACAAGCTCGTCTAGTCGAGTTCGGAATTGACCCGTTTAtacttttttgtgctttttataaAATGCCAAAAGACAGAGCCAATGCCCCGGCTTAGAGGAGAGTTCGTGTCAAGGAAGCAAGTTGAAGTGATACATCGCAAGTGAGTGATTAGCGTCTTTGAATGTCAAGGGGGAGGAGCTCAGTTTCAatggtaaaaataataaatgaggtACATGCGGGCCCGGTGGGGccagcggttagcgcgtcgacctcacagtgcgcaggaactgggtttgattccagctccagccttcctgtgtggagtttgtatgttcaacCCGTGCctaacgtgggttttctccgggtgcttcggtttcctcccacacaccaaaaatatgcacgccAGGCTGATAGAAcagaacaatctaaattgtccctaggtgggagtgtgagcgcggacgattgtttgtttgtgtgtgccttgcgattggctggcaaccggttcagggtgtggcccgccaactgcccgaaggcggctgggaCGGGTTCCAGCACcttccgtgacccttgtgaggataaagcggatcagaaaatggatggatggaggggttAACCATAAACtttatcccaaaaaaaaaaaaaaaaaaaaaaaaaaaagcaacatatcATAAAATCTGTCACAGTCCTTATTTTGGCTGCCTGCTGTTCCGCCAGTGGCCTGTCAATGTCTATCCAGTTGCAGCCCGGCTCTCATAACTCCACTTTTGTCTTTATTCGATTAATGTGAACATTTCATTATCGTATGTTGTAATATGTTcatggattaaaaataaaaatcagcaggCAAACCTTTCACGTGGCGCTGTAGAGACACATTCATGTTGCACAGATCTCCCAAGCAGCACTCCATCACCAGCTCGGGAGTTGGCGGCATACCGCATTTTCCTTCCggattacccacaatgcatccCTTCTGAAGCTCCCAGGCCCCGTTGAGTAAGGAGAGGGAGGTGAAGCACTGCAGGCCCAAACACCGGTCGCCGCCACTGCACAACGACCCGTCGCACAGGCACTCGGAGCGCCCGGCGTCGCCCTGGGCTGTATGGATGACAGACAATTGACGGCGTTTCATTGGCGTCGACTGAAAAACTGTTTTTCGCCGCATTAGAAATTGCGCACCCGCTGCAGTTGTCGAAAATAACTGCGAGACGGAGGATTAGACAGACCGAGGAGGGTGTGGAGAAGAGGGGGGGACGTGGTTGAATGATCAGTCTGTGCGTGCAAGCTGCTCGaggggcactcagacagacaccGAGAGGCTGAGACTGTGTGTTTTGACTGAAAACCGCCCATCTATAGTTAGCCGGGGATCTAAATTCGAGTAGATAATGCTTGCTAATCCTTGCGGAAGCAGCCCCCGGAGCCCTTAAATCGGATGTGAAAAGGTGTAGAAGAGGAGAGGAGGCATCCTTACCTTCCAAGCTAGCACAGGGAGGAACCAAAACCATCAAAATCAAAAGGAACATCCGGCCGGTTGTCATTTTAGACCTGCGTTGgggagggaaaaacaaacacaagtttTAATAACGATGTCCAAAACACCACGACATGGGCGTATGTGAACATTTGAAGGGATTTTCGGAGGCCGCCGCCAAAGGAAGACACTCAAAACCACCACAGATATCGTCGGGATGTGTCAACTCgacagccgttttttttttttttttgcagcgggacacatgtttgtgtttttcggcAAGAGAGTCAAAagcaagtttaaaaaatgtaaagtgGGACTCGTGCTTTGCTGTTGTCCTGGCAACAAGGAATGAGTGGCAAGCAATGGGGGAGACTGGTGCTTGCTTATTGGCTGCCTGGGTCCGTGTATGGGTGTGcgtgttgatgtgtgtgtgttagttggAGGGACGAGCTGCTTGGcaatgggtggggggtgggggggcagacagacgtgagaggaggaggaggaggcgagcgcTGTGGGGAGAATTAGCGTGGGTGCCCAAATAGTGTCCTCTTTGGAGGGCTGCAGACTGTCTAATCCTTCAATATTTAATGCGGCTGTTGTTACGTCCACAGACGGCGGGCGCacacttggggttttttttttggttttttttgcaccgACGCCGTAGCTTGAAATGTGCCACGTTCACCGTTAGCTTTTAACAAAGCGCCGACAACCCAACCCACCTGCTCCGAGACATAAATGATTAAGCGCGTCATGTTCACATTAGCTTACCAACAAGCGTTTGTGTGGGCCACTCGCGCAGGCCACATGCTGCTCCTTTAATCAGAGTACAAAAGAGGGATAATCGGTCCAACCAGGGGAGA
This window contains:
- the LOC127611890 gene encoding activin receptor type-1-like, whose protein sequence is MTTGRMFLLILMVLVPPCASLEAQGDAGRSECLCDGSLCSGGDRCLGLQCFTSLSLLNGAWELQKGCIVGNPEGKCGMPPTPELVMECCLGDLCNMNVSLQRHVKDVEASAGRPVLREQECACEGAAACQPRRRCAGQHCFSSLKVTDGAAVQQKGCLRDDDVGRATCATPPSPAHVVKCCQGHLCNMNVTVQAPGKEEVKPLVKEKHECVCEGSSCATGNRCMGSQCFSSLTVSGGSLMYQKGCFNVYEQSTMTCKTPPSRDQIVECCFGHLCNLNSTVQLPVKADELSAYSVTMLAVVIAAPILVLVVLSAIAILVFRRIHRNQMERLTSRDAEYGTIDGLIASNVGESTLADLLDHSCTSGSGSGLPFLVQRTVARQITLNECVGKGRYGEVWRGQWQGESVAVKIFSSRDEKSWFRETEIYNTVLLRHENILGFIASDMTSRNSSTQLWLITHYHEMGSLYDYLQLSTLDACSCLRMALSIASGLAHLHVEIFGTQGKPAIAHRDLKSKNILVKKNGQCCIADLGLAVMHFQDTNELDVGNNPKVGTKRYMAPEVLDDSIQMDCFESYKRVDIWALGLVLWEVARRTVSNGIVEDYKPPFHDVVPSDPSFEDMKKVVCVDQQRPNIPNRWFSDPTLISMAKLMKECWYQNPSARLTALRIKKTLTKINSSVDKMKTDI